The Phalacrocorax carbo chromosome 28, bPhaCar2.1, whole genome shotgun sequence genome segment TTTAAATGGTactaaggaaggaaggaaacaaaggaaggaaagaaggaagcatTGCTGTTTTCCCCAAAGGACTGCAGCGATGTGGGAGAGGTGGtttggggcagagggggatgcATCGGAGAGGCAGATGTGTGCCTGAGCTAGCCGATACCCCGGGCGGGGGTACGGCCGCCGCTCTCACGCCCGGCCAGTCAGACCAAACCCGCTCTGATCCGCTCTCTGCAGCTCACCATCATCTTCAAGAACATGAAGGAATGCATCGACCAGAAGGTCTACCAGGCCGAGATCGACAACCTGCCGGCAGCCTTTGAGGACGGCTCGGTGAACGGGGGCGAGAGGCCGGGCGGGAGCAGCTTGGCTATCCGGGAGCGCAGCCCCGGGCGGCACGTGGAGATCCGCGCGGAGTACATTGGCACCACCATCGCCGTCCGTCAGGCCGGCCGCCAGCTCTCCTTCTCCATCCGGGCAGCCGAGGAGGTGACGCGCGCCTTCACGGAGGAGCAAGACCTGCAGCTCTGCGTGGGCGGCTGCCCCCGCAGCCAGCGCATCTCCCGCAGCGAGTGCTGCCGCGGCCGCGCGGCGGCCGAGACGGCTCGGGCGCTCTGCAAGGAGATGCTGCCCGTGGAGGACGTCTACTTCCAGTCGTGCGTCTTCGACGTGGTGACCTCGGGGGACGCCAACTTCACCATGGCGGCGCACGGAGCCCTGGAGGATGCCAAGGTCTTCCTTCCCAACACTGAGAAACTGCACATCTTCCAGGCCGGGGCAGGCTGCCCGCacacctcttcttccttcctcctcctcctcacctccaGTCTTCAGGCTGTTTTGTTGCACTTTTAACTCTTGCTGGTGTTGCCTGCGGCACAGGGGACGCATCCAGCTGGCCCACGGGGGTGACCCGCCAGAGGTCCTGGCTCCAGACCCACGGGGCTGCCTTAGCTGGGATCGCGTCTCCCTGTGGCAGCGGGGAGTCAGAGACCCACAGCTCTGGAGAGGCAAGGCGGCGGGACGCTGGTTTGCACCCACTGCTCGTGCACGCACGGCACCGGCTGAACCTGGCTCCTCTCCCAAAGGCAGATCTCTATTTTTTGTCGTATTctgatgcatttcttttttcctgaagatgaGGGCACTGCGGCCCtatcacagaaaaagaaatccatggGGTGAAGACACGTTTAGAAAACCTCTCTGCCCCTCAAAGCCTTTCCATAAACTTGCTTTATACCCTTCCCCCCAGCGTTACTAGAGCAGACTTTTACTCAGGAACCCTACAGATTCAGAAATAACGGGCTCAAAGCCCAGGTCCCAGTTTTTAGCCGTCAAAAAATCTCCTTTGGTGGATTTGGGGCCCTTTGAGCCAGCTGCTACCAAAGTCGCACGAGAGCGAAGCAAGGCGGCGAGTTGGTTATCGGAGCGTTGTGACCAAGGTTTGAGATTTTTGAGCTAGAAATCAGCCGCGTCAGACCGTACTCTCCTCTCTCGGGATCAGTAACGGGCTGATTTCCAGCATCGGGAGCTGCAGAGCGTCAGGTCTCTGACATCTCAGGCTACCGCTGCTATTTGTCCTGTTGGCACCTGTCTAGGACTCAGTACAGCCGGTTCTGGACTTTGGACCAGCGTTAAGTCTCAGTGAGGAAAAACACCCTGTGGTGCTCCTCCCCCTCGGGCCCAGCTTTCTCTGTCACTGTCACAACCCCGTTCAAGTCAAAGCCAGACCGTGGGTTTGACTTGGAAAAGAGAATTAGTTACGAAGACGGCGAAAAGCCGTACGACTCCATCGATGGGCAGGGCAACTACTAGCAGATGTACATAGCTATAGAGGTAAGGCCAAATTAGAGGTTTAATATATTCGAGAGGTTTTAACTAAAGCAGATAGAGTATAtgataagaaatattttccatatgcaaagacttttttttttaataaagagggCTCACATTAAAAACTTTGCCGTTCCTGTCCCGTGGGGCCGTAGGAAGAGCCTTGCCAAGCCCTGGCCTAGCGGAGGCAAAGCACCGAGCCGGTGGATGCGGGCAGGAGCATGGGCTCGGGGAAAGAGAACCGCAGATCACCCCGGTACGGAGCGTCTGCCGAGCTGCAAAGGGAGGTTCTACAACTCATGTTTCAGTGTATCTGCAGGTTCTTTGGTCAGCTCGTGGGGTTTTCTTGCCCTGGTTCTTCTGCTGAGGGAAACGGAAACGTTTTGTAGAGATCTCAGCATATTTCCTCCTCCGACGTGCACTCGAGGCACATGGTGACTAGCATGAGAGTTTCTCTGTTTCTCGTACGGGGCTCTCACTAATCCCCGAAGGTTTTGACATTAAAGGTGTCTATTTTTGAAGTCCTCATTTCCTGTCATCTgtctcttttatttctttggtcGGCAGCAGCAGGTGAAGATAATAATATCTCGCCTTCCACCCACTGCTCCTTTTACTCTGGAGCTTTTTGCGGTCTATATATACACGGGCTGAACGAGGGAGGAAGCCGGCCGGCCTCGCTGCTACGCTCCGCCGCTTTGCAGGGGGCTGCCGGTGCCCGCGGGAGCAACGTCCCCGTGGGGATCCAATCCCTGAAGAGGCTGCGGGGCTGACAGTGCTGCAGCTCCTCAGAGAAATGGGATTGACTTGATTCGGTAATCTGAGGTAGCCGCTCGCAGGGTGCGAAACCAGCACACGGCGATGCTACACGACTGCCAGAAACAGTGTCACGGAGACGCCGCGGGGACAGATTTTATTGTGCAAAATATAATTGTCCTTTAGATTTTGGCCAACGGAGCCAATCAACAAGGATGCCATGGGGAAAGGGTAGCTTTCCTAACAGAGAGACGAGGATCTCGCCGGCTGATGACCCTTGCAGGTGAGCGGGACCACTCTTGCCCCCCAGATCCAGCCTCTTGGTCCCTCCACAGTCGTAAAATGGGGACAGAAGAGTCCCCAGGGCCCACCAGTGACCTGAAGGCGGCGGAGGTGATCCTGTGCAAGCCCTGGGCACACGGGCATGGCAGGAAAGGTGGGTTCGAGACCCCTGACACATCATCCACCTGAGAAACCCCAAAGCCCAGGAGATTCATAGAACATCTccggttggaagggacccataaggaccatcgagtccaaccccctgctcctcgcaggaccacctaaaactaaaccgtatgactaagagcatcatcCAGACACACCTCAAAGAGAGGACTTTGGCCAGAGCTCTCTGAGCTGGACCGCCCCGAGCAGCTCGCGGAGGCCTGAAGCTCTGATTGTGGTTGGAGCGGGCGCTGGGGAGTCACAGCACGTCACAGCCAAGGCCGACGCCTCCCCTAGACGCGGTGCAGACGCCTAAACCCGAGCCGCAGCCTGGCCGGGGTCCAGCAGCGCGGAGGGAACGTGCGCAGCGTTGAACGGGTTTGCGCCTGCTCCCCAGCTCGTTCTGCGCTCTGCATCCTCGACTTAACAATGGCCGAGGAAGCCAGACCTTTCAAAGAGGTGCTAAAGTCTGTAAGCAGAAAGGAGACCTTTCTACCCCTTACAGATTGCAGTCTGAAATAAAGAGGCGGAAAGTTGGCGTGGATCTAAGCCCCACTGATGTCAACAAGAGTATTTCCACTGACGTCAGTAGACTTTGGATCCAGCCCTTCAGTTTCCTAGCATATGTCACCTGCTAAAAAAGACACCGGCAACACTGGCCAGCGTTTTCAAAAGCGAGCCCAGTTCGGGCCGTTCTGCATCCAGACGGCCAACCTGGGCAGTCGGAGCGAGGGAATTCCAGCCTGGATCAGCGCTGGGGTTTCCCTGCCCCGGTAGGTTGTTCCCAACAGCAGCCAGCGCCGGGTCTCGCAGGAAGGTGCGAGATGTCTGGGACAATCTGCTCCTCTTACATCCCATCTCACTCTGATTTCTGGTAGTTAGAGAAATGCCAAGGCCTCGGGGCCTGAGGTGTAGTAGCCAAACCCGAATCTTCATTAGCAGCCAGATAAACCACAAACCAGACCAGAGGCGGCcacatctgccagctcctggtGCAGCAGCGAGGGCACACAGCTGTGGAGGTTGGAGCTGCCAAGCTTCCAACCTGCAAACCAGAGCTGCCCACATCGGAAGAGGGTCTCCAGAATGGTGGCACTGGTTTAAAAGCCGCCCGAACGCGCAGCTTTCCCCGGCGTGTTTCCTGCCAGATTCCGGCGTGTTTTGTCAGCAAGGTGTTAAGGCCGAGGCGAGAACTTCTTCCGCAAGGTTCAGGGTTAGATTTGGCTTCCTCACG includes the following:
- the HJV gene encoding hemojuvelin produces the protein MGKPACSKSPRQLENPSFFLRTLLLLLFCGHVSSQCKILRCNSEYVAATLNLRGANRNAAYCNALRSYSHCTRKTARTCRGDLAYHSAVHGIEDLMIQNNCSKEGPTSPPRPRPPAPNHQGFESLDICNYEKSFLYKHGQPPSYQHCAAFGDPHIRTFHDDFHTCRVEGSWPLLDNDYLFVQATSSPVVKGSNATVTSKLTIIFKNMKECIDQKVYQAEIDNLPAAFEDGSVNGGERPGGSSLAIRERSPGRHVEIRAEYIGTTIAVRQAGRQLSFSIRAAEEVTRAFTEEQDLQLCVGGCPRSQRISRSECCRGRAAAETARALCKEMLPVEDVYFQSCVFDVVTSGDANFTMAAHGALEDAKVFLPNTEKLHIFQAGAGCPHTSSSFLLLLTSSLQAVLLHF